One Paralichthys olivaceus isolate ysfri-2021 chromosome 21, ASM2471397v2, whole genome shotgun sequence genomic window carries:
- the hpdl gene encoding 4-hydroxyphenylpyruvate dioxygenase-like protein, giving the protein MAAYLSRLHHISLHVSNAEKIANDLVSKFKFRLFASRLTRGSRQLAFKKGAAVFVVNERTNRSDGKLNKALPGTHPPHPPHPQRVKVGNHTRDSSERCLYDVSPHFSVDTASNVCFEVEDVERSFIHLRSLGCSFLVPPTTVHDEGGPVTYSVVKSVVGNVCHTLIDRTKYEGPFLPGFDVLERDHSLEDEDTSCPITHFDHITYACPRKTTHQVMRWYEQHFGFQRFFIENEEDVDEGFVINQEGIGLRLTAMEYWKCSKSGIVLPFVDKKEPDCKFVIAESLPEQGRNQVDSFLEQHGAPGIQHIGLYTKNIVSTACAMAGAGVQFFSPPPAYYTEVGKQQEIEEAGHNPQMLAQYGILLDTDLHKDPSPLTASSENRRYLLQVFTKPIFAEDTFFLELIERRGATGFGEGNIRALWRSVQAYMGNERGDSQGEGAPKTAHTTHA; this is encoded by the exons ATGGCAGCCTACTTGAGCCGGTTACACCACATTTCGCTCCACGTTTCTAACGCGGAGAAAATAGCCAACGACCTCGTGTCCAAGTTCAAGTTCCGCCTGTTCGCCAGCAGACTGACGCGCGGGTCCAGGCAGCTGGCGTTCAAGAAGGGAGCGGCTGTGTTCGTCGTCAACGAGAGAACTAACCGGAGCGATGGGAAATTGAATAAGGCTCTGCCCGGtactcatcctcctcatcctccccatCCACAGCGGGTGAAGGTGGGGAATCACACCCGGGACTCATCGGAGAGATGTCTGTACGACGTGAGCCCGCACTTCTCCGTGGACACGGCGAGCAACGTGTGCTTCGAGGTGGAGGATGTGGAGAGGTCATTCATTCACCTCCGCAGTCTGGGCTGCAGCTTCCTGGTGCCGCCCACCACGGTCCATGATGAGGGTGGACCTGTCACCTACTCCGTGGTCAAGTCTGTGGTGGGGAACGTGTGCCACACTCTCATTGACAGGACTAAGTACGAGGGACCCTTCCTGCCTGGGTTTGATGTCCTCGAGAGGGACCACAGCCTGGAGGACGAGGACACGTCCTGTCCAATCACACACTTTGATCACATCACGTATGCCTGTCCCAGGAAGACGACCCATCAGGTCATGAGGTGGTACGAGCAGCACTTTGGTTTCCAAAGGTTTTTCATTGAGAA TGAAGAAGATGTGGACGAAGGTTTTGTCATAAACCAGGAGGGTATCGGTCTACGTCTCACTGCCATGGAGTACTGGAAGTGCAGCAAATCAGGCATCGTTCTTCCCTTTGTGGATAAAAAAGAACCCGACTGCAAGTTTGTCATTGCCGAATCGCTGCCCGAGCAAG GCAGGAACCAGGTCGACAGCTTCTTGGAGCAGCACGGGGCCCCAGGGATCCAGCACATCGGGCTGTacacaaaaaacattgtttCCACAGCATGTGCAATGGCTGGAGCTGGTGTGCagtttttctcccctcctcctgccTACTAcactgag GTGGGGAAACAACAGGAAATAGAGGAGGCAGGACACAACCCCCAGATGCTGGCACAATATGGAATTCTGCTGGACACAGACCTGCACAAGGATCCCTCACCACTAACAGCatccagtgaaaacagaag ATACCTCCTCCAGGTGTTCACCAAGCCCATCTTCGCAGAGGACACCTTCTTCCTCGAGTTGATTGAGCGAAGAGGGGCGACGGGCTTTGGCGAGGGAAACATCCGAGCGCTGTGGAGGTCGGTGCAGGCCTACATGGGGAACGAGAGGGGGGATTCCCAAGGAGAGGGAGCCCCGAAGACTGCTCACACCACTCATGCTTAG